The genome window TTTTGCCGCCCAAGCTGCTGCAAACCATTCTGGGAAAAATCCGCGCGGCCTTTGACGTCTCCCCCAAAGCGGAAATAACCCTTGAGGCCAACCCGGACTCTTTGCTGGCCATCGGGTACGCCCACGATATCGCGGCGCTGGGCGTCAACCGCCTCTCCCTCGGCGTGCAAAGCCTTGACGAGGGCGCCCTCGCGGCGCTGGGCAGGCCCCACGGCAGGCGGGAAGCTCTCATGGCTTACGAGCTCGCGCGCTCCGCTAATTTCGCCTCGGTCAGCCTCGATCTTATCTGGGGGCTCCCGGGCCAGCGGCGGCGCGACTGGATGCGGGAGCTGGCCGAAGTGGCCGCCTTGCAGCCCGATCATCTCTCCTGCTACGGTTTGACGCTGGAAGACGGTACACCCATGGCCAAAGCCTTTGAGGAGGGGCTCGTTGAACTGCCCGTTGAAAAAGACCAGGCCGCCATGTACGTGGACGGGGCCGACTATCTGGAAACGGCGGGCCTGTTGCAGTATGAGATATCCAACTTCGCGCGCATGGGGTTCCAGTGCCGCCACAACCTGGGATACTGGGAAAACAGCGACTATCTGGGGCTCGGCCCCGGCGCCACCTCCACCATGAAGGGGGTGCGCTGGACCAACCCGCAGGACATCGGGGAATGGGCCGGCAACGTCCGGGCGGGCATTGCCGCCCGCGACGCGGAAACGCTCTCCCCCAAGA of uncultured delta proteobacterium contains these proteins:
- a CDS encoding Oxygen-independent coproporphyrinogen III oxidase produces the protein MLLYIHVPFCRAKCRYCAFYSVPLPGLGALREYTNALLLEIAHWGDTLGREKIESIFFGGGTPSLLPPKLLQTILGKIRAAFDVSPKAEITLEANPDSLLAIGYAHDIAALGVNRLSLGVQSLDEGALAALGRPHGRREALMAYELARSANFASVSLDLIWGLPGQRRRDWMRELAEVAALQPDHLSCYGLTLEDGTPMAKAFEEGLVELPVEKDQAAMYVDGADYLETAGLLQYEISNFARMGFQCRHNLGYWENSDYLGLGPGATSTMKGVRWTNPQDIGEWAGNVRAGIAARDAETLSPKIRLLETVMLRLRTTRGLRIKAYRDMTGRDFMKDNKELLHLLHRQGLVRFRNGYVRLTRNGMLVSNSILEYLFDAMESRLEGSSGNEPHMLGNGMP